In Pseudoalteromonas marina, a genomic segment contains:
- a CDS encoding MBL fold metallo-hydrolase RNA specificity domain-containing protein — translation MDILHHGAVNGVTGSCHELLIDEQTSVLIDCGLFQGEDSKEDLSIEFDISHVTALIVTHCHIDHVGRIPYLFAAGFKGPIFTSQASASLLPLVIEDALKVGVTRDPKIISACLNLLKRRIVPVDFKTWFDLPCNGQQKAKARFQRAGHILGSAYVEIDVKTHKQSTKPNSTHRVVFSGDLGAPYTPLLPSPKAPYKADTLVIESTYGDKNHQGRKQRTQTLKTVIERAVADNGVVLVPAFSIGRTQELLYELEQLIHSSGKHSKWRDIHVILDSPMAANFTAQYRKFKHLWDNEAKQKVAKGRHPLDFKNLTTVDSHKEHMTIINYLSTRQTPAIILAASGMCTGGRIVNYLERFLSDETTDVLFVGYQGRGTLGRDIQQYGPLNGYVFINNTRLSINAKVHTISGYSAHADQNGLIKFVTGMHKKPSHIKIVHGDEDAKAALANKYKEVLGREVKIEIGS, via the coding sequence ATGGATATACTTCACCACGGGGCTGTAAACGGTGTTACAGGCTCATGCCATGAGCTTTTAATTGACGAGCAAACAAGTGTGCTTATTGATTGCGGGTTGTTTCAAGGGGAGGACTCAAAAGAAGACTTATCAATAGAGTTTGATATTAGCCACGTTACCGCGCTCATTGTTACGCATTGCCATATAGATCATGTGGGCCGAATTCCCTATTTATTTGCCGCGGGCTTTAAAGGGCCTATATTTACCTCGCAAGCCTCAGCCAGTTTATTGCCATTAGTAATAGAAGACGCATTAAAAGTGGGCGTTACACGCGACCCCAAAATTATAAGTGCCTGCTTAAACTTACTAAAGCGCCGTATTGTACCTGTAGATTTTAAAACGTGGTTTGACTTGCCATGCAATGGACAACAAAAAGCGAAAGCTCGATTTCAGCGAGCAGGGCACATTTTAGGTTCAGCCTATGTTGAAATTGATGTTAAAACTCATAAGCAAAGTACTAAACCAAATAGCACCCACCGCGTTGTGTTTTCGGGTGATTTAGGTGCCCCCTACACGCCCTTACTTCCCTCACCCAAAGCACCTTATAAAGCCGACACTTTAGTGATTGAATCTACCTATGGTGATAAAAACCATCAAGGGCGTAAACAGCGTACCCAAACACTTAAAACAGTAATAGAGCGCGCAGTTGCAGATAATGGCGTGGTGCTAGTGCCTGCATTTAGTATTGGACGAACCCAAGAGCTCCTTTATGAACTAGAACAACTTATACATAGCTCTGGTAAGCATTCTAAATGGCGAGATATTCACGTAATACTCGACTCCCCCATGGCAGCAAACTTTACTGCTCAATATAGAAAGTTTAAACACTTGTGGGATAACGAAGCAAAACAAAAAGTAGCCAAAGGCCGTCACCCTCTTGATTTTAAAAACCTAACCACTGTTGATTCGCACAAAGAGCATATGACCATTATTAATTACTTAAGTACGCGCCAAACGCCTGCTATTATTTTAGCCGCCAGCGGTATGTGTACCGGAGGCCGAATAGTTAATTACCTAGAACGATTTTTGAGTGATGAAACCACCGATGTTTTATTTGTGGGCTACCAAGGGAGAGGCACGCTAGGCCGCGATATTCAACAATACGGCCCACTTAATGGTTATGTATTTATAAACAATACACGCCTTTCCATTAATGCCAAAGTACACACCATTAGCGGCTACAGTGCGCATGCCGATCAAAACGGGTTAATTAAGTTTGTAACGGGTATGCATAAAAAGCCAAGCCATATAAAAATTGTGCATGGCGATGAAGATGCAAAAGCTGCATTGGCAAATAAGTATAAAGAGGTGTTGGGAAGAGAGGTTAAAATTGAAATAGGAAGTTAG
- a CDS encoding low molecular weight protein-tyrosine-phosphatase, translating into MFDSVLVVCAGNICRSPTGEYVLKQKLKGKNIKVSSAGLTALEGKPADAKAKQIAQAHGVNMDEHQGRQLSSALVAQNSVILVMEERHLNDVHARYPEARGKTFLLGKWINNAEIPDPYRQSTEAFEHVYTLIDSACSAWQKYL; encoded by the coding sequence ATGTTCGATTCTGTATTAGTTGTATGTGCCGGTAATATTTGCCGCAGCCCTACTGGTGAATATGTATTAAAGCAAAAGCTTAAAGGTAAAAATATTAAAGTGTCATCGGCAGGGCTAACAGCGCTTGAAGGTAAACCGGCCGATGCAAAAGCAAAACAAATTGCCCAAGCACATGGTGTAAATATGGATGAGCACCAAGGCCGGCAGTTGTCGTCTGCGCTAGTTGCGCAAAATAGCGTAATACTGGTTATGGAAGAGCGCCATTTAAACGATGTACACGCACGCTACCCAGAGGCACGCGGTAAAACCTTTTTGCTAGGTAAATGGATTAACAACGCCGAAATACCCGACCCCTACCGCCAAAGCACCGAAGCATTTGAGCACGTTTACACATTAATCGATAGCGCATGCAGCGCTTGGCAAAAGTATTTATAA
- the rfaH gene encoding transcription/translation regulatory transformer protein RfaH — protein sequence MESWYLVTCKPRQEERAKANLTNQGIEAFYPILTTEKLVKGRRTVKQVALFPNYLFVCLNPKNGPFAAVKNTRGIGGFVTYGANYQVVPLAIIEHLNNHNSHTVESQLPKQGDAVSVNNNSFKNIDAIYKEPDGDLRSILLINLLNKQVEMSVDNTDIEFG from the coding sequence ATGGAAAGTTGGTATTTAGTAACGTGTAAGCCGCGCCAAGAAGAGCGGGCAAAAGCCAACTTGACTAATCAAGGAATTGAAGCTTTTTACCCTATATTAACCACTGAAAAGCTGGTTAAAGGTCGTCGTACCGTCAAACAAGTCGCCTTGTTTCCAAATTACTTATTTGTTTGCCTAAATCCAAAAAATGGGCCTTTTGCGGCTGTAAAAAATACTCGCGGTATAGGTGGCTTTGTAACATATGGCGCTAATTACCAGGTTGTACCACTAGCAATAATTGAGCATTTAAATAATCACAATTCGCATACTGTTGAATCGCAATTACCTAAACAGGGCGATGCAGTAAGTGTAAATAATAATTCGTTTAAAAATATAGACGCAATATACAAAGAGCCCGACGGTGACCTGCGCAGCATTTTGTTAATTAACTTGCTTAATAAGCAGGTAGAAATGAGCGTAGATAACACAGATATTGAATTTGGTTAA
- a CDS encoding polysaccharide biosynthesis protein, whose amino-acid sequence MFLKFLVSLPRPQKRIISLLIDSVFIIIAFWLSFLLRLDSTAVLKNTHTWLLLATLLPLSLFSFVKLGLYRAVLRYLNTQAMWAIAAGVVLSTLYLTVLSFFLSAAVPRTVPFIYASFCILFVGGSRLTVRAIVGQITMRRKEGVIIYGAGSAGRQLATALASGPEYSPVAFIDDDAKKHLSVIQGLCVYSPSQIAEVAQQKSANKILLALPSTSRSRRKEVLNAIEKYKLQVMTIPGMADIVSGTTSVDAIKDVEIDDLLGRESVKPRQDLMSSNITNKAVMVTGAGGSIGSELCRQIIKNNPTKIVLFELSEFALYAIEKELSEYCSANNLNIEVLPILGSIQNKKLVESTFSTFSIQTVYHAAAYKHVPLVEHNVVEGVRNNVYGTYNVATAAIFTNVETFVLVSTDKAVRPTNIMGTTKRMAELVLQGLSEVQSTTRFTMVRFGNVLGSSGSVVPLFRKQIKAGGPITLTHQDITRYFMTIPEAAQLVIQAGAMGVGGDVFVLDMGEPVKIKDLATKMVHLSGLEVKHEKRPNGDIEIKCTGLRPGEKLYEELLIGDNVTGTDHPRILSAHEIKMPWAELDTFLANLKIACDESDHPQIRKLLLQAPTAFSPTDGICDLNWKEKQTSQSNVTVLPNVSSS is encoded by the coding sequence GTGTTTTTAAAGTTTTTAGTTAGTTTACCGCGCCCCCAAAAAAGAATTATTTCTCTCCTAATCGACAGCGTATTTATAATTATCGCTTTTTGGCTCTCTTTTTTGCTTAGGCTAGATAGTACCGCTGTTTTAAAAAATACACATACCTGGTTATTACTAGCCACATTACTGCCACTGAGTTTATTTAGTTTTGTAAAACTAGGATTATACCGAGCTGTTTTACGTTATTTGAATACACAAGCTATGTGGGCCATAGCAGCTGGTGTAGTGTTATCTACATTATATTTAACTGTTTTATCTTTCTTTTTAAGTGCCGCTGTTCCGCGTACTGTGCCGTTTATATATGCTAGTTTTTGTATTTTATTTGTAGGTGGATCAAGGTTAACGGTGCGCGCCATTGTCGGGCAAATCACTATGCGCCGCAAAGAAGGTGTAATTATATACGGAGCGGGCTCAGCAGGAAGGCAGTTAGCAACTGCACTGGCTAGCGGGCCTGAATATTCACCTGTTGCATTTATAGATGACGACGCTAAAAAACATTTATCTGTAATACAGGGGTTGTGTGTTTACTCGCCTTCACAAATAGCCGAAGTTGCACAGCAAAAATCAGCTAATAAAATTTTACTTGCGTTGCCAAGTACATCAAGAAGCCGCCGAAAAGAAGTACTAAACGCAATTGAAAAGTACAAACTTCAAGTAATGACCATACCAGGAATGGCCGATATTGTATCGGGCACTACAAGCGTTGATGCAATTAAGGATGTAGAAATTGATGACCTACTTGGCAGAGAGTCAGTTAAACCAAGACAAGATTTAATGTCATCAAACATTACCAATAAAGCCGTTATGGTTACTGGTGCAGGTGGTTCAATAGGGTCAGAGCTGTGTAGGCAAATAATAAAAAATAACCCAACAAAAATTGTGTTGTTTGAGCTTTCTGAGTTTGCTTTATACGCTATTGAAAAAGAGCTTTCAGAATATTGCTCTGCAAATAATCTAAATATTGAAGTGTTACCTATACTTGGCTCTATACAAAATAAAAAACTAGTTGAATCTACATTTTCAACTTTTAGTATTCAAACTGTTTACCATGCCGCGGCTTACAAGCATGTTCCACTGGTAGAACATAACGTAGTTGAAGGTGTTCGCAACAATGTTTACGGAACCTATAATGTAGCAACTGCAGCCATTTTTACCAATGTAGAAACATTTGTTTTAGTGTCTACCGATAAGGCTGTTCGCCCAACAAATATAATGGGAACAACTAAGCGTATGGCCGAACTTGTTTTGCAAGGCCTTTCAGAGGTGCAAAGCACTACGCGCTTTACCATGGTTAGATTTGGTAATGTTTTAGGATCATCGGGTTCGGTTGTGCCGCTTTTCAGAAAACAAATAAAAGCGGGTGGCCCAATAACATTAACCCATCAAGACATAACGCGATACTTTATGACCATACCAGAGGCCGCTCAGCTTGTTATCCAAGCCGGTGCAATGGGGGTCGGTGGCGATGTGTTTGTGCTTGATATGGGAGAGCCTGTAAAAATTAAAGACCTTGCAACAAAAATGGTGCACTTGTCAGGGCTTGAAGTTAAACATGAAAAACGACCTAATGGCGATATAGAAATTAAATGTACTGGCTTGCGCCCAGGTGAAAAGTTATACGAAGAGCTGTTGATTGGCGATAACGTTACTGGTACAGATCACCCAAGAATATTAAGTGCTCACGAAATAAAAATGCCATGGGCTGAATTAGATACCTTTTTAGCTAACCTAAAAATTGCATGTGACGAATCTGACCATCCTCAAATTCGTAAGCTACTTTTACAAGCACCCACAGCGTTTTCTCCTACAGATGGTATTTGCGATCTTAACTGGAAAGAAAAACAAACTAGCCAATCAAATGTAACCGTTTTACCTAATGTAAGCAGCTCTTAA
- a CDS encoding polysaccharide export protein, with protein sequence MALSCKSLITSLALLSVTGCTIIPGSHFEGIETGEQTQNLEQDLEKVNIQIIDSSLIKQQKQARASAKPISNTAGVNVSNYEYKLGVGDVLTIGVWDHPELTIPAAVQRTAEFDGFRVQKDGTITYAYAPDIPAAGRTISEVREDLVKRLSRVIEDPQVDIKVVGFRSQKAYVTGEVNKPGVYPVTEIPLTLIDALNQAGGLTEAADWRTVTFTRGNKTETIQLDSFYSHGDISQNRLLQHGDIIHVTRNDAQKVFVLGDVKRAGSIVLNRYGLNLAEALSDTGGLNETTADANGVFVLRKSNVEQTGVIANVYQLHAKNITAMVLAEQFELQPHDIVYVTSAPLARWNRVISLLLPSVSTVDNLNDINN encoded by the coding sequence ATGGCGTTAAGCTGTAAATCACTCATCACCTCACTCGCATTACTATCAGTTACCGGTTGTACCATAATACCAGGCAGCCATTTTGAAGGCATAGAAACTGGCGAGCAAACACAAAACCTTGAGCAAGATCTCGAAAAAGTAAATATTCAAATTATCGACTCGTCGCTAATTAAGCAACAAAAACAAGCACGTGCATCTGCCAAGCCAATATCGAACACCGCGGGCGTAAACGTAAGTAATTACGAATACAAACTAGGTGTAGGTGACGTACTAACCATAGGCGTATGGGATCATCCCGAGCTAACAATACCCGCAGCAGTGCAACGTACCGCAGAATTTGACGGCTTTCGCGTACAAAAAGACGGCACCATTACCTATGCTTACGCTCCAGATATTCCTGCCGCAGGGCGTACCATTAGTGAAGTACGCGAAGACCTAGTTAAACGCCTAAGCCGCGTAATAGAAGACCCACAAGTAGATATAAAAGTCGTGGGTTTTAGAAGCCAAAAAGCCTACGTAACCGGTGAGGTAAACAAACCAGGCGTATACCCAGTTACCGAAATACCACTCACCCTAATTGACGCGTTAAACCAAGCGGGTGGATTAACAGAAGCCGCCGATTGGCGCACAGTAACATTTACCCGTGGTAACAAAACAGAAACCATACAACTCGACAGTTTTTATTCACATGGTGACATTTCGCAAAACCGTTTACTGCAACACGGCGACATAATTCATGTAACGCGTAACGACGCACAAAAAGTATTTGTACTGGGTGACGTAAAGCGTGCAGGGTCTATTGTATTAAACCGATACGGCTTAAACCTAGCCGAAGCACTTAGCGACACCGGCGGCCTAAACGAAACCACAGCCGACGCCAACGGCGTGTTTGTACTGCGTAAAAGCAACGTAGAACAAACAGGTGTTATTGCAAACGTATACCAGCTGCACGCTAAAAATATTACAGCAATGGTATTAGCCGAGCAGTTTGAACTGCAACCGCACGACATTGTATACGTAACATCTGCACCATTGGCCCGTTGGAACCGCGTAATAAGCTTATTACTACCGTCGGTATCAACTGTTGATAACCTAAACGACATAAATAACTAA
- a CDS encoding DegT/DnrJ/EryC1/StrS family aminotransferase yields MLNTPFSPWPSFTQEEADAVSRVILSNKVNYWTGTEGREFEKEFATWADSEYAIALGNGTLALDIALKALNIGVGDEVITTPRTFLASASSIVTSGAAPVFADVDLNSQAITAESIKAVLTTKTKAVIVVHLAGMPAEMDEIMALSKEYGFYVIEDCAQAHGAKYKGRSVGSIGHIGAWSFCQDKIMTTGGEGGMVTTNSKELWSTMWSYKDHGKSFDAIYNREHPPGFRWLHESFGTNWRMTEMQATIGRIQLKRMDDWTAKRQAHATQLDKAASNFDCVRLVNIPKYIQHAEYKHYMFIKPEYLADGWNRDRIVNEIVKCGVPCFQGSCSEVYLEKAFDDTPWRPKKRLPHAVELGDTSIMFLVHPTLTESDMEKTIKVVKEVFASASLK; encoded by the coding sequence ATGTTAAATACCCCATTTTCTCCATGGCCAAGCTTTACACAAGAAGAGGCTGATGCAGTTAGCCGTGTTATTTTATCTAATAAAGTTAATTACTGGACGGGCACTGAAGGGCGTGAATTTGAAAAAGAATTTGCAACATGGGCTGATAGTGAATATGCCATAGCCTTGGGTAATGGCACACTAGCACTCGACATTGCTTTAAAAGCATTAAACATAGGAGTTGGTGATGAAGTAATAACTACGCCACGCACTTTTTTAGCATCTGCTTCTAGTATTGTTACATCAGGGGCTGCTCCTGTATTTGCTGATGTTGACTTAAATAGCCAGGCTATTACTGCCGAATCTATAAAAGCAGTATTAACGACAAAAACTAAGGCAGTTATTGTTGTTCATTTAGCGGGTATGCCAGCCGAAATGGACGAAATAATGGCGCTCAGTAAAGAATATGGTTTTTATGTAATTGAAGACTGTGCACAAGCGCACGGTGCTAAGTACAAAGGTCGCTCTGTTGGAAGTATAGGACACATAGGCGCATGGAGCTTTTGCCAAGATAAAATTATGACCACCGGCGGTGAGGGCGGCATGGTAACTACCAACTCTAAAGAGCTGTGGTCAACTATGTGGAGTTATAAAGACCACGGCAAAAGCTTTGATGCTATTTATAACAGAGAGCACCCCCCTGGTTTTAGGTGGCTACATGAGAGTTTTGGTACTAATTGGCGAATGACCGAAATGCAAGCTACTATCGGCCGTATACAATTAAAACGAATGGATGATTGGACTGCAAAACGCCAAGCACACGCTACACAGTTAGACAAAGCCGCAAGTAATTTTGATTGTGTAAGGTTGGTTAACATCCCAAAGTACATACAGCACGCTGAATATAAGCATTATATGTTTATAAAACCTGAGTATTTAGCTGATGGCTGGAATCGCGATCGTATAGTAAACGAAATTGTGAAATGTGGTGTACCCTGCTTTCAGGGGAGTTGTTCAGAGGTTTACCTTGAAAAAGCATTTGATGATACCCCATGGAGACCTAAAAAACGCTTACCTCATGCTGTAGAGTTAGGTGATACTTCAATAATGTTCTTGGTGCACCCTACATTAACCGAAAGTGATATGGAAAAAACAATAAAAGTAGTTAAAGAGGTATTTGCCTCTGCTTCCTTAAAGTAA